In Daucus carota subsp. sativus chromosome 4, DH1 v3.0, whole genome shotgun sequence, one DNA window encodes the following:
- the LOC108218461 gene encoding transcription elongation factor SPT6 homolog isoform X2: MAGKSAVLSDDEDEMEVYDNEEEEDDEDETGQDEYENDGFIVDDEEQEEGGDSDEEMQKKRRRKKRESQKNYVLDEDDYELLEDNNVTGFRRPEESKKFKRLKKAQRDHHSGLSGGNEFDRSGRDVLQHSLFGDDEGTELEDIAEEEQLEEDNELGDEDDLGDFIVEEDLDEHGAPMRRDVTKKKPRQAQGVSSSALQEAHDIFGNVDDLLKRRAYHDGRKERTGGGVDPTIIAEKYMTEKDDLIRNTDFPERWQIFEHSTGPPPTDESSIDEESTWICNELRNMIHLFGRIVEISELSIVKEDVMRFLDFIHIQKLDVPFIAMYRKDECPSLFKDPEQLEADALQNISDGKPALMWHKILWTILDLDKKWLLLQKRKSALQLYYKKRYAEESRIIDDETRLNFIRQLFDSVTKSLKAAVSEREVDDVDSKFNLHFPPGEVGDVNGQYKRPKRRSQYSSCSKAGLWGLVSKLGYSSEQFGLQLSLEKMRMEELLDSKETPEEAALNFICAMFETPQNVLRGARHMAALEICWEPYVRKHVRSIYMDNAVVSTIPTPDGNVAIDASHQYATIKWLREKPLGKFMDAQWLQIQKAEEEKLIKVTLKLPEPVLSKLISDSNENYLSDGVSKSAQLWNEQRKLILQDAFFDFLLPSMEKEARLLLAGRARSWLLLEYGKLLWDRVSVAPYQRKEQDLSSDEEAAPRVMACCWGPGKPATTFVMLDSCGEVLDVLYAGSICNRGQNVNDQQRKKNDQQRVLKFMTEHQPHVVVLGAANLSCTRLKEDIYEIIFKMVEETPREVGHDMDGISILYGDETFPHLYENSRISSDQLPLQSGIVKRAVALGRYLQNPLAMVATLCGPGKEILSWKLSPLEDFLTSDDKFGMIEQIMVDVTNQVGLDVNLALSHEWLFSTMQFISGLGPRKAASLVRSLVRNGAIFTRKDLLTEHGIGKRVFVNSVGFLRVRRTGMAASTSQFIDMLDDTRIHPEFYGLAQELARDVYLEDVQDDTVDYDDDEVLQLAIEHVREKPHLLKSLEVHEYAKSKQLESKIQTLNLIRLELIHGFQDWRKPYAEPSQDEEFCMISGETEDSLAEGRIVQATVRRVLPQKAICVLDSGLVGILGKEDYADDWKELPDLNEKLNEGEILSCKIKSIQKNRYQLFLSCKESEMRNNQYHNHQNLDPHYHEDRSSLPGDQDKTRKQKELGRKYFKPRLIVHPRFQNITADEAVEFLSDKDIGEIVVRPSSRGPSFLTLTLKVYDGIYAHKDIIEGGKEQKDLTSLLRIGKTLKVGDQTFEDLDEVIDRYVDPLVAQLKVMLNYRKFKKGTKAEIDECLRIEKAENPMRIVYCFGISYEHPGTCILTYIRTLNPHHEYVGVYPTGFKFRRKMFGEIDRLVAYFQRHIDDPQKSELSVRSAAAMVPLGSAAIGGQSGGWDDSRSGGDGSSAGRGDFKNGGSQDGHPSGIPRPYGGMGRGRGRGRGSYNGSGRGDGYSSGKQDVDTWTQSDDKWGGNGSGDGKNTGGWDGSGGTAGGWGGSGGGSDGTAAGWGGSGGGTDGTAGGWGGSGGGSDGTAGGWGGSGGGTDGSAGGGTTRGWGGSGGGSEGNAGGWGGSGGGSDGIAGGWGGSGGGTDGTAAGGTTGGWGGSGGGTDGTAGGGTTGGWGGSDGGSDVTAGGWGGSVGNTGGGSSGATGGGISGWGGSGGSDTGGGWGGGADTGGATGGWGGSGGGWGGGGSSGGAASGWGASGGDNGSYGGSEGVDSRSGGRGRGRDGRGRGRGRDGRGRGRGGDSERGGSSWGGGGGGSNDGTAGGWGGGGSSGGAAGGWAASGGDNVGYGGNGGSGGLDSGSSGRGRGFDGRGRGRGRDGGGRGRGGDGESGGSSWGSGGGNRGRGGGGRGRGGRGGSDEGSGGGWGGGANGGGGSSSSWGGSGSSGHWGGGSGGDEGGGWGSNKGKSGGSNSNWGGAGNGGGGNGGGGSGGGKEGWGTGSNSSWGGGNAGASDGGWGSDKGGGSNSSWGGPGNGGGSGGDKGGWGSGSNSSWGGGNASASGGGGGGGWGADVGKGGGTDEAGGSGTGGWGGGSNSGWGGGNAGASGSGKDVPKSGSSGWG; encoded by the exons ATGGCCGGAAAATCAGCCGTGCTTTCAGACGACGAAG ATGAGATGGAGGTGTATGATAACGAAGAAGAAGAGGATGACGAAGACG AGACAGGACAGGATGAATACGAAAATGATGGTTTTATAGTCGATGatgaagaacaagaagaaggtGGTGACAGTGATGAGGAAATGCAGAAGAAAAGGAGGCGGAAGAAAAG GGAATCCCAGAAGAACTACGTCCTTGATGAAGATGACTATGAGCTGCTTGAGGATAATAATGTCACGGGTTTCCGGCGTCCAGAG GAGAGTAAAAAGTTCAAGCGTTTGAAAAAAGCTCAAAGGGATCATCATTCTGGACTTTCTGGTGGCAATGAATTTGATAGATCTGGCAGGGATGTGCTCCAACACAGCTTATTTGGGGATGATGAGG GAACAGAACTCGAAGACATTGCAGAAGAGGAGCAACTAGAAGAAGACAATGAACTTGGGGATGAGGATGATTTGGGTGATTTCATTGTCGAGGAGGATTTGGACGAGCATGGTGCTCCTATGAG GAGAGATGTAACTAAGAAAAAGCCTAGGCAGGCACAAGGAGTCTCTTCATCTGCATTACAGGAAGCTCATGATATATTTGGAAATGTGGATGATTTATTGAAGCGTCGCGCATATCATGATGGCAGAAAGGAAAGGACTGGCGGTGGAGTTGATCCAACTATTATCGCAGAAAAGTATATGACTGAGAAGGATGACTTGATTCGTAACACAGATTTTCCAGAAAGGTGGCAG ATCTTCGAACATAGTACTGGCCCTCCACCAACAGATGAATCGAGTATAGATGAAGAGAGTACTTGGATTTGCAATGAGCTTAGAAACATGATACATTTGTTTGGAAGAATTGTTGAAATTAGTGAGCTTTCAATAGTCAAGGAAGATGTGATGAGATTCTTGGATTTTATTCATATCCAGAAATTGGAT GTGCCTTTTATTGCAATGTACAGAAAGGATGAATGCCCAAGTCTGTTTAAGGATCCAGAGCAGCTTGAAGCTGATGCTCTTCAAAATATTTCTGACGGAAAACCAGCATTAATGTGGCATAAG ATACTCTGGACCATTCTTGATTTGGATAAAAAGTGGCTACTTCTCCAGAAAAGAAAGAGTGCCTTACAATTATACTACAAGAAGAGATATGCCGAGGAGTCTCGAATTATTGATGATGAAACTAGGCTCAACTTTATTAGGCAGTTGTTTGACTCAGTCACCAAGTCTCTCAAGGCAGCTGTATCAGAACGCGAGGTTGATGACGTGGACTCAAAGTTCAATCTTCATTTTCCACCTGGGGAGGTTGGTGATGTTAATGGGCAGTATAAGCGGCCAAAGCGGAGATCACAGTACAGTAGTTGCAGTAAGGCAGGGCTGTGGGGGCTAGTTAGTAAACTTGGCTATAGCTCGGAGCAATTTGGGCTGCAGTTATCCTTGGAGAAAATG AGAATGGAGGAGCTGTTGGACAGCAAGGAAACCCCAGAAGAAGCggctttaaattttatatgtgcTATGTTTGAAACACCTCAAAATGTTCTTAGAGGCGCGAGGCACATG GCAGCTCTTGAGATTTGCTGGGAACCCTATGTGCGCAAACATGTGCGGAGCATCTATATGGATAATGCTGTAGTGTCAACAATTCCTACCCCTGATGGAAATGTCGCTATAGATGCTTCTCATCAGTATGCAACTATAAAATGGTTACGGGAAAAACCTCTTGGGAAATTTATGGACGCGCAGTGGCTTCAAATTCAGAAGGCTGAAGAGGAGAAGCTTATTAAAGTTACATTAAAGCTTCCAGAACCTGTCTTGAGCAAATTGATTAGCGACTCTAATGAGAATTATCTTAGTGACGGAGTAAGCAAATCTGCTCAACTATGGAATGAACAGAGGAAGCTGATACTGCAAGATGccttttttgattttcttctacCTTCAATGGAGAAGGAAGCAAGATTATTGCTGGCTGGTAGAGCAAGGAGTTGGTTGCTTCTGGAATATGGAAAGTTGTTGTGGGACAGAGTTTCTGTGGCGCCATATCAGAGAAAGGAGCAAGATCTGAGCTCTGATGAAGAAGCTGCACCAAGAGTTATGGCTTGCTGTTGGGGTCCAGGAAAGCCTGCAACAACATTTGTGATGCTGGACTCGTGTGGAGAAGTGTTGGATGTGCTGTATGCTGGGTCCATTTGCAACCGTGGTCAAAATGTTAATGATCAGCAACGTAAAAAGAATGACCAGCAGAGAGTTTTGAAGTTCATGACTGAACATCAACCACATGTCGTTGTTCTCGGAGCTGCAAATTTGTCTTGTACTCGTTTAAAGGAAGATATATATGAg ATAATTTTCAAGATGGTGGAGGAAACCCCTAGAGAGGTTGGCCATGATATGGATGGTATAAGCATTTTATATGGCGATGAAACTTTTCCTCACCTTTACGAGAATTCTCGTATCTCTTCAGATCAGCTTCCTTTGCAGTCAG GCATTGTCAAGCGAGCTGTGGCTTTAGGTCGTTACCTTCAGAATCCATTAGCAATGGTTGCTACACTGTGTGGACCAGGCAAAGAAATATTATCTTGGAAGCTTAGTCCTTTGGAGGATTTTTTAACCTCTGATGACAAGTTTGGGATGATTGAACAGATTATGGTAGATGTAACTAATCAAGTAGGGCTCGACGTTAATCTGGCATTAAGCCATGAATGGTTATTCTCTACTATGCAATTTATCTCTGGGCTAGGGCCTAGGAAGGCGGCATCTTTGGTAAGGTCTTTAGTAAGAAATGGAGCTATTTTTACACGCAAGGACTTGTTGACAGAACACGGGATTGGTAAGAGGGTTTTTGTTAATTCAGTTGGTTTCTTACGAGTCCGGCGGACTGGAATGGCTGCTTCTACTAGTCAATTCATTGATATGTTGGATGATACAAGAATTCATCCAGAATTTTATGGTCTTGCACAAGAACTTGCAAGAGATGTATATCTTGAAGATGTTCAAGATGATACAGTtgattatgatgatgatgaagtgtTGCAGTTGGCAATAGAACATGTCAGGGAGAAGCCACACCTGTTGAAATCACTCGAGGTGCACGAATATGCTAAATCGAAGCAGTTAGAAAGtaaaattcaaacactaaatCTAATAAGATTGGAGTTGATTCATGGATTTCAAGATTGGCGAAAACCATATGCAGAGCCAAGCCAAGATGAGGAATTCTGCATGATATCAGGGGAGACTGAAGATAGCCTTGCTGAAGGAAGAATTGTGCAGGCAACAGTTCGGAGGGTGCTACCCCAGAAAGCAATATGTGTTCTCGACTCTGGGTTGGTAGGTATACTTGGCAAGGAAGACTATGCAGATGATTGGAAGGAGTTGCCTGATTTGAATGAAAAGCTGAATGAAGGTGAAATTTTAAGCTGCAAAATCAAATCCATTCAGAAGAACAGGTACCAGCTATTCTTAAGTTGCAAGGAAAGCGAAATGAGGAATAATCAGTACCATAATCACCAAAATCTTGATCCACACTATCATGAGGATCGTAGCAGTTTACCAGGGGATCAAGACAAAACGCGCAAGCAGAAGGAGCTTGGCAGAAAGTATTTCAAGCCACGTCTGATAGTTCATCCTCGCTTTCAGAATATAACAGCTGATGAGGCAGTTGAG TTCCTGTCTGACAAGGATATTGGTGAGATTGTTGTACGTCCGAGTTCTCGTGGACCCTCGTTTTTGACTTTGACATTGAAAGTCTACGATGGAATTTATGCTCACAAGGATATAATTGAAGGTGGGAAGGAGCAAAAGGACTTAACAAGCTTGCTCCGAATTGGGAAAACCTTAAAAGTTGGAGACCAAACATTTGAGGATCTAGATGAG GTTATTGACAGGTATGTTGATCCATTGGTAGCTCAGCTGAAAGTGATGCTTAACTACCGCAAATTCAAGAAAGGCACCAAAGCAGAAATTGACGAGTGTCTTAGGATTGAGAAAGCCGAGAATCCAATGAGAATTGTTTATTGCTTTGGCATATCTTATGAACACCCTGGAACATGTATTCTCACCTATATTAGGACTTTAAACCCCCATCATGAATATGTTGGTGTCTACCCAACTGGGTTTAAATTTCGTAGGAAGATGTTTGGGGAAATTGATCGACTCGTTGCATATTTCCAAAGACATATTGATGATCCACAAAAATCAGAACTGTCAGTTCGATCCGCTGCTGCAATGGTTCCACTTGGAAGTGCTGCAATCGGGGGCCAATCTGGTGGATGGGATGATTCTAGAAGCGGCGGTGATGGTTCTAGTGCAG GCAGAGGTGACTTTAAAAATGGCGGCAGTCAGGATGGACATCCAAGTGGTATTCCTAGACCTTATGGTGGTATGGGCCGTGGACGGGGACGTGGCCGGGGATCATACAATGGTAGCGGAAGAGGTGATGGCTATAGCAGCGGAAAGCAAGATGTGGATACTTGGACTCAGAGTGATGATAAATGGGGAGGCAATGGAAGTGGCGATGGTAAAAATACTGGTGGCTGGGACGGAAGTGGTGGTACAGCTGGTGGTTGGGGAGGAAGCGGTGGGGGAAGTGATGGTACTGCTGCTGGTTGGGGAGGAAGTGGTGGCGGAACTGATGGTACTGCTGGTGGCTGGGGAGGAAGTGGTGGCGGAAGTGATGGTACTGCCGGTGGTTGGGGAGGAAGTGGTGGTGGAACTGATGGTAGTGCTGGTGGTGGTACTACTCGTGGCTGGGGAGGAAGTGGTGGCGGAAGCGAGGGTAATGCTGGTGGTTGGGGAGGAAGTGGTGGCGGAAGTGATGGTATTGCCGGTGGTTGGGGAGGAAGTGGTGGTGGAACTGATGGTACTGCTGCTGGTGGTACTACTGGTGGCTGGGGAGGAAGTGGTGGTGGAACTGATGGTACTGCTGGTGGTGGTACTACTGGTGGCTGGGGAGGAAGTGATGGCGGTAGTGATGTTACTGCTGGTGGTTGGGGAGGAAGTGTTGGCAATACAGGTGGCGGCAGCAGTGGTGCCACTGGCGGTGGTATCAGTGGTTGGGGCGGAAGTGGTGGTAGTGATACTGGTGGTGGCTGGGGTGGTGGTGCTGACACTGGTGGTGCTACCGGTGGTTGGGGCGGAAGTGGTGGTGGCTGGGGAGGTGGTGGAAGTTCTGGTGGTGCGGCCAGTGGTTGGGGAGCAAGTGGTGGTGATAATGGTAGTTATGGCGGATCTGAAGGTGTTGATAGCAGAAGCGGGGGCAGAGGCAGGGGACGTGATGGTAGAGGCAGAGGCAGGGGAAGAGATGGTAGAGGTAGAGGCAGGGGGGGAGATAGTGAACGTGGAGGTAGCAGTTggggaggtggtggtggtggcagtAATGATGGTACTGCTGGTGGTTGGGGAGGTGGTGGCAGTTCCGGTGGTGCCGCTGGTGGTTGGGCTGCGAGTGGTGGTGATAATGTTGGTTATGGGGGTAATGGCGGATCTGGAGGTCTTGATAGCGGAAGCAGTGGCAGAGGCAGGGGATTTGATGGTAGAGGCAGAGGCCGGGGACGGGATGGTGGAGGTAGAGGCAGGGGTGGAGATGGTGAAAGTGGAGGTAGCAGTTGGGGAAGTGGTGGTGGCAATAGAGGCAGGGGAGGTGGTGGTAGAGGTCGGGGTGGTAGAGGTGGAAGTGATGAAGGTAGTGGTGGTGGTTGGGGAGGTGGTGCAAATGGCGGTGGAGGTAGCAGCAGCAGTTGGGGAGGTAGTGGCAGTAGTGGACATTGGGGAGGTGGAAGTGGAGGTGATGAAGGTGGTGGTTGGGGATCTAACAAAGGTAAAAGTGGTGGCAGCAATAGTAATTGGGGAGGTGCTGGAAATGGCGGTGGAGGTAATGGTGGTGGTGGTAGTGGAGGGGGAAAAGAGGGTTGGGGTACTGGCAGCAATAGCAGCTGGGGTGGTGGAAATGCTGGTGCTTCTGATGGAGGTTGGGGATCTGACAAAGGTGGTGGCAGCAATAGTAGTTGGGGAGGTCCTGGAAATGGTGGAGGTAGTGGAGGTGACAAAGGGGGTTGGGGTAGTGGCAGCAATAGCAGCTGGGGTGGTGGAAATGCCAGTGCttctggtggtggtggtggaggaggTTGGGGAGCTGATGTGGGTAAAGGTGGTGGCACTGATGAAGCGGGTGGCAGTGGAACTGGTGGTTGGGGTGGTGGCAGCAATAGCGGCTGGGGTGGTGGAAATGCAGGTGCCTCTGGTTCTGGCAAAGATGTTCCAAAATCAGGGAGTTCTGGCTGGGGTTAA